A single Anopheles maculipalpis chromosome 3RL, idAnoMacuDA_375_x, whole genome shotgun sequence DNA region contains:
- the LOC126562767 gene encoding GTP-binding protein Di-Ras2-like: protein MGEMDRNNKKILQNIKMPEQSNDYRVVVFGAGGVGKSSLVLRFIKGTFRESYIPTIEDTYRQVISCNKNICTLQITDTTGSHQFPAMQRLSITKGHAFILVYSVCSKQSLEELRPIWSLIRELKGEEISQIPVMLVGNKCDESEDLREVTNIEGQTEAATWGVSFMETSAKENHNVTELFQELLNMEKNRNVSLQLDGKNKKKNKKKMMKEQAKEEKLLKEKKEKQMQREKEKGKEKDKDKEKQTKEKDKAKDGKDKAGAGNAQPAAAAGEGSGTLKEKCKVM from the exons ATGGGCGAAATGGATAGGAATAAcaagaaaattttacaaaacatcaaaatgccCGAGCAAAGCAATGATTACCGAGTG GTGGTGTTTGGGGCCGGAGGTGTTGGCAAAAGCTCGCTGGTACTGCGATTTATCAAGGGAACATTCCGCGAAAGCTACATTCCCACCATCGAGGACACGTATCGGCAG GTGATAAGTTGCAATAAAAACATATGCACACTGCAAATCACCGACACGACGGGTTCGCATCAGTTTCCGGCAATGCAGCGGCTGTCCATCACGAAGGGTCACGCGTTCATACTGGTGTACTCGGTCTGCTCCAAACAGAGCCTCGAGGAGCTCCGGCCAATCTGGAGCTTAATTAGAGAATTGAAG GGTGAAGAAATATCCCAAATACCTGTTATGTTGGTGGGCAACAAATGTGATGAAAGTGAAGACTTGCGGGAGGTGACCAACATCGAAGGACAAACGGAAGCCGCTACCTGGGGAGTATCGTTCATGGAAACGTCTGCCAAAGAAAACCACAATGTTACCGAACTGTTTCAG GAACTACTCAACATGGAAAAGAATCGCAACGTATCACTGCAGCTGGACggcaagaacaagaagaaaaacaagaagaaaatgatgaaagagcAAGCGAAGGAGGAAAAGCTtctaaaggaaaagaaagaaaagcagatgCAACGCGAGAAGGAGAAGGGCAAGGAAAAGGACAAAGACAAAGAGAAGCAAACGAAAGAGaaagacaaagccaaggatgGGAAGGATAAGGCGGGTGCGGGCAATGCACAGCCAGCGGCGGCGGCGGGCGAAGGAAGCGGCACACTGAAGGAGAAGTGTAAAGTGATGTGA